One stretch of Anguilla anguilla isolate fAngAng1 chromosome 5, fAngAng1.pri, whole genome shotgun sequence DNA includes these proteins:
- the LOC118228446 gene encoding uncharacterized protein LOC118228446 — MAILSCAHTTKKDILVFNTPWKTTTAQSHSPIYVISADAIDPANARDTHVPLVLAYNGHHFESLIPVSNVDVDKTIVLVDAYKTGTYKTPRSLAQMFELIGNDLHNTERDCPITNKTICTQTTENQKRTELAATTINVQIQNYAPKSKNLDEGNNTSDTVAITLPDVCNSCQKPFQRLLVHLRRSKQCQLHYNMQSLYQEVIVKHTDQKPVWQAAKRQKMQKHKQTEVIVGLNHVEQQPLPCQKEKESTPIEASAIHMKVTRKRQLQGNSVDVTGKNVSPCNVNKNTERDCPRTNDTICKQAKENQKRTDLAAITSNLQIQNIGPKSHNLHEANNTSDTLTITSLDICKGCQKPFQRLIVHLNRSKQYQLHYDMKSKSNPTMLNPNADEVVFFNEMESPCLTFSPFTMEQKKNHFVQKLTSSTT, encoded by the coding sequence ATGGCTATCCTTAGTTGTGCTCATACTACTAAGAAAGATATCCTTGTTTTCAACACACCTTGGAAAACAACGACTGCTCAATCTCATAGTCCAATATATGTAATATCTGCAGATGCAATAGATCCAGCAAATGCAAGAGATACTCATGTTCCATTGGTGTTGGCATACAATGGCCATCATTTTGAAAGCCTCATTCCTGTTTCTAATGTTGATGTtgacaaaacaattgttttggtgGATGCATACAAGACTGGCACGTATAAGACTCCTAGGTCTTTAGCACAAATGTTTGAGCTCATTGGAAATGatttacacaacacagaaaGAGATTGTCCCataacaaataaaaccatatgtacacagaccacagaaaaccagaaaagaacaGAGCTTGCAGCTACCACCATTAATGTCCAGATTCAAAATTACGCTCCTAAATCCAAGAATTTAGATGAAGGCAATAATACCAGTGATACCGTAGCAATAACTTTGCCAGATGTATGCAACAGCtgtcaaaagccatttcaaaggctGCTGGTACATTTGCGCAGGTCAAAACaatgtcaattacattacaacatgCAATCTTTGTATCAAGAAGTAATTGTGAAACACACAGACCAAAAACCTGTATGGCAAGCTGCCAAAcgtcaaaaaatgcaaaaacataagCAAACTGAGGTCATCGTAGGCCTAAACCATGTTGAACAACAACCTCTACCAtgtcagaaagagaaagagtccACTCCAATTGAAGCCAGTGCAATACACATGAAAGTTACAAGGAAAAGACAGTTGCAGGGTAATTCTGTAGATGtcacaggaaaaaatgtttcaccatgtaatgtaaataaaaacacagaaagagattGTCCCAGAACAAATGACACAATATGTAAGCAGGCCAAAGAAAATCAGAAAAGAACAGATCTTGCAGCTATCACCAGTAATCTCCAGATTCAAAATATAGGTCCTAAATCCCACAATTTACATGAAGCCAATAATACCAGTGATACCCTAACAATAACTTCCCTAGATATATGCAAGGGCtgtcaaaagccatttcaaaggtTGATAGTACATTTGAACAGATCAAAACAATATCAATTACATTACGACATGAAATCTAAGAGCAATCCAACAATGCTTAATCCAAATGcagatgaagttgtttttttcaatgaaatggaaagcccatgtctcacattctctcctttcactatggagcaaaaaaaaaaccactttgtTCAAAAATTAACATCATCCACAACCTGA